The Streptomyces rimosus genomic interval GCACCACGGCGATACGATCCCCGTCCGGGGCTATCCGTCCGGCCAGAGCCAGCTCTACTAGCTGGGCCCCGGCCAGACCGAGGTCGAGCGACTGCGGCTGCGCTGTGGTTCCCGTTGCCGGGTCCAAAGCGAGCAGCAGAAGCTCCTCCGGAATTGTTCTGCGGCTCCTGCCCATCCATGCCTCCCCGCGTGGATGAATGACAGGGTGACCCCTCTCACATTCATCTGTCGAGAGTGCGTGGGGGGTTAGGCAGGGAACCTGTAGGTATGTCGTTCTCGTCTAGCTGCTTGGCGACGCCTCTTGTGGGGCGGGGCGCCCATCGTTTCGCGTGGCGGTGCGGACGTGCCTCGCGGACACAGGACACTTGGGAACACTGGGCCAGACAGAGCGCGACGTATCGCGACGTGTGAAGGAGACATAGGTGGCGGGCGAGTCCCCCGGCAAGCCGGAGCAGAAGCAGTCGTCGGGGGAGACGGCGGGGAGCGAACGCGACCCGCGACTCGCGGTCTTCCGAGAGGCGCCGAGGCCGGACGAGAAGGCCGGCGAGCGCGGCGAGAAGGCCGGTAAGAAGGGCGGAAAGCCCGGCGACGAGGGCGAGACGGCCGGGAAGGCCGATAAGTCCGACAAGACCGGTGGGGTCCGTAAGCCGGGTGCGGCCGGTACGACGGGCGAGGGCGCTGCTGACGGCAAGGGCTCCGCCGGCGGCAAGGGTGCTGCTGACGGGAAGGCCGACGCGGGCGGCGAGGGCCGTGACGCGCGGCTGCGAGAAGCGGTTGCGGCGTGGGTGGCGACGTCGGACGAGGACGGCGCTGAGGGCGCGTCGGGCGGCGAGAGCGCGTCGGGCGAGGCCGAAGCGAAGCCGGAAAACCGTGCGAAGGATGAGGCGGCTGAGGCGCCGGTGACGAAGGCGTCGGCTGACGCCGGTACGGCGGCGAAGCAGACCTCCGAGGGCGCGGCGAAGGGTGCGGCGGCCGACGGCGCGAAGGGCGCGGCCAAGGGCGCTTCTGGGGGCGCTTCCGAGGGCGCGGACAAGCGTGCCGCCGAGGACGCGCCTCAGGGCGCCTCTGAGAGCCCCTCCAAGGGCGGTGGCAAGGCTTCCGGGTCCGCTTCCGGCGACAAGGCCGGTGCCGGGGCTTCCGGGGCGCAGAGCGGCGCCAAGGGCACTGCCGCTCCCGCCGCCGCGACCGAGGGCGAGCCCAAGGTCGTGCAGCAGCCGAAGTCCGTCGACCAGCCGACCGCGATCTTCAAGGCGCCGAGCGCCGACGAGGCCGCGGGCAAGCCGGTCGACAACGCGACGCGTACGTTCTCGATCGCAAAGCAGAAGGATTCGGACGGCGGCCCGGCGAAGCCCGCGAAGGACGCGGACGCGGCCGGAAAGGGCGACGCGAAGGCGGACGCCAAGCCCGACGCGAAGACCGACGCCAAGGCCGCCACGAAGGCCGACCCGGCGCCCGGCAAGTCCGACGCCAAGCCGTCGGACGCCAAGCCGTCGGACGGGAAAGCGTCGGCCTCCAAGCCGGCGGCCGACCAACCGACCACGGCGATCAAGGCCGTACGCCCGTCCGGCGCCGCGGAATCGGACGGCGAGCGCACCAGCCAGTTCGTGGCGCTGAAGTCCACCGACCCGCAGCCGATCAAGCCGCCGCGCCCGGTCGTGACCGACAAGCCCGGCAAGCAGGGCAAGGCAGGCAAGCCGGGCAAGGCGGAGAAGGGCGCCGCGAAGACCGACGCCGCGAAGACCGAGGACAAGCCCACCACCAAGGCGGCCACCGGCACGGACACGAAGCCGGCCGCCGAGCCGGACGTCGCCCCGGGCACGAAGTGGGGCGCGAAGGCGGCCGGCACCGCCGGCGCCGACGCCAAGACCGCCACGCCCGAGGCGCCCGCCGGGGCGACGACCGGCACGACCGCGCCGCCCGGCGCCCTGCCCGACTCCGAGCAGACCAAGCAGCAGCCCCTCCCGCCCCTGGACCTGCTGGCCCAGCTGACCAACACCCCGCCGCCGCCCGAGACCCCGATGCGGACGGTCGCCCGCCGCTTCAAGATCTGGACCCCGGTGGTGGTCCTGCTGGCGATCATCTTCGTGGTCGTCCAGCAGGTGCGGCCGCTGCCGGATCCGGAGCTGGCGCTGGGCGAGAAGTCCTCGTACACCTTCGGGGGCAGCCCGTTCCAGATGCCGTGGCCCGGTCAGGGGCAGGCCGCCGCCAAGGTTGTGGGCGCGGGCAGCCTGGGCACGTACGGCGACGAGAAGCCGGTGCCGACGGCGAGCGTCGCCAAGATCATGACGGCGTACGTGATCCTGAAGAACCACCCTTTGGGGAAGGGTGAGGAGGGCCCGACTCTGACGATCGACGCCAAGACGGTCCAGGAGGGCAAGGCCGAAGGGGAGTCGACGATCAAGAGCCTCAAGGAGGGTCAGCAGTACAGCGAGTACAAGATGCTGCAGATGCTGATGATCCCCTCGGGCAACAACATCGCCCGCGCGCTGGCCCGCTGGGATGCCGGGACCGAGGCGAAGTTCGCCGAGAAGATGAACGCCGCGGCCAAGGACCTCGGCATGAAGAACACCACGTACACCGACCCCAGCGGTCTGAACAAGACCACCGTGAGCACCGCCGTCGACCAGCTCAAGCTGGCCGAGGAGGTCATGAAGCAGGACGCGTTCCGGAAAGTCGTCGCGATGCCCAACGCGGACAAGGGCCTTCCGGAGCGGCTCTTCAACAACAATGACCTCATCGCCAAGTACCCGGAGCTGAGCATCAAGGGCATCAAGACCGGCTCCAGCACGGCGGCCGGCGGCACGCTGGTGTGGGCGGCGTACAAGGGTGTCGGCGGCAAGGACCAGCTCATCCTCGGTGCCACGATGGGGCAGCACGTCAAGGGCCTGGACCCCAACGGAGGCAGCAGCCTGCAACTCGTCCAGCAGCGCACCAAGACGATGATCGAAGCCATCCGCAACGCCCTCACCTCCGCCACCACCGTCAAGAAGGGCCAGGTCGTCGGCTACGTGGACGACGGTGTCGGCGGCCAGACGCCCGTCGTGGCGACGAAGGACCTGGAAGCGATCGGCGTCCCCGGCCAGAAGATCGACTTCAAGATCGGCCCGGCCGCCGGCAAGCCCGTCCCGCACGAGGCGAAGGCCGGTACCGTCGTCGGCGAGCTGACCGTGGGCACCGGGTCCACCGCGGCCAAGGTGCCGGTGGCCCTGCAGAAGAACCTCGCCGAGCCGACCTTCGGCGCGAAGCTGACGCGTATCGGCTGAGCGAGCGCCGGCGGCCTGCGACACGAGCCGCCGCCCACCGGCAGGCCCCCGCCTGCCCGTGGGCGGCGGCTGTCGTACGGTCTAAGCGTGTCCGGACAGTCCGGCCCGGCCCGGTGGAGCGGAGTCCGTCATCGATGTAGCGCAGACCGCGTACGCGTCCCCCGCGCGCGCCAGAGGTGTCTGGGCGTCGTGGGGGGCCGTCGCGCTGTTTCCGGCGGCGCTGATGCTCGTTACGGGGCTGTGGGGGATCCGGCGCCAGGGGAGTATGTGGCGTGACGAGGCGGTCACGTATGACATGGCGCACCGGACCCTGGCGGAGCTGTGGCCGACGCTCCGGACCGTGGATGCGGTGCACGGCCTCTACTACGTCCTCATGCGCGGCTGGTTCCTCGTCTTCGACGGGGGTGTGGTGGCCCTGCGGCTGCCGTCCGTGGTCGCGATGGCGGCGGCGGCCGCCGGTGTCGCGCTGCTGGGCAGGCAGCTGGCGGGGCGGCGGGCGGGGCTCTTCGCGGGGCTGGTCTTCGTACTGCTGCCGATGGTGCAGCAGTACGCGCAGGAGGGCCGCTCCTATGCGATGGTCTGCGCGCTGGTGGTGTGGTCCACGTACCTGCTGGCGCGGGTCGCCGCCCGTCCGAGCAGGCGCCTGTGGGCGGGCTACGGGGCGCTGTCGCTGGCCGCCTGCCTGATGCACGAATTCGCCGTACTGGCCCTGCCCGCGCACGGCGCCGCCGTCGTCCTGTCCGGCCTGCCGCGTGCCGTCCGGCGGGCCTGGTGCGTGGTGGCGGGCGCGGTGGTCGTCGCGCTCGTCCCGATGGCGCTGTTCAGCATGGGGCAGTCGGAACAGCTCAGCTGGCTGCAATGGCCCAACCCCGTCCAGCTCGGCACGTTCATCGCCCTGGTCCTGGGCGGCCTCCTCTGCTCCCGCGCCCCGGTCGCCCGTGCGGGCGTCCAGCGGCTGCGGCTGCGGCCGGTCGCGCTGCCGCTGCTGGTGCTGCCCACGGCGCTGCTGGTGCTGCTCTCCCAGCTCAAGCCGATGTACGTGGACCGTTACGTCCTGTATTACGTGGCCGGCTTCGCCCTCCTGGCGGGCGCCGCGCTCGACTGGGTGCTGCGGCCGGCCGGCCGGCGCGGCCAGACCCGGCGCCGGCTGGTGTACCGGTCGGTGGCGCTGGCCGTGGTGCCGGCGCTGCTCGTCCCCGTCAACGTCTTCCTGCGCAGCCCGCAGAGCCGTACGGACGACGCGATCGCGGTGACCCGCGCGGTCGAGGAGCTGTCATCACCGGGCGACGGGCTGCTGTTCCTGCCCTCCCGGCGGCGGGTGTGGGCGGCGGCCGACCCGCACGAGTTCCACCGCCTGCGGGACCTGGCCCTCGACCGCAGCCCGGTCGCCTCGCACACCCTGTACGGCACGGAGCTGACCGGCGACCGCATACAGGAGCACATGATGCAGACGCGCCGCATCGTCGCGGTCGGCGACGCGAAGGGCCAG includes:
- a CDS encoding D-alanyl-D-alanine carboxypeptidase family protein, encoding MAGESPGKPEQKQSSGETAGSERDPRLAVFREAPRPDEKAGERGEKAGKKGGKPGDEGETAGKADKSDKTGGVRKPGAAGTTGEGAADGKGSAGGKGAADGKADAGGEGRDARLREAVAAWVATSDEDGAEGASGGESASGEAEAKPENRAKDEAAEAPVTKASADAGTAAKQTSEGAAKGAAADGAKGAAKGASGGASEGADKRAAEDAPQGASESPSKGGGKASGSASGDKAGAGASGAQSGAKGTAAPAAATEGEPKVVQQPKSVDQPTAIFKAPSADEAAGKPVDNATRTFSIAKQKDSDGGPAKPAKDADAAGKGDAKADAKPDAKTDAKAATKADPAPGKSDAKPSDAKPSDGKASASKPAADQPTTAIKAVRPSGAAESDGERTSQFVALKSTDPQPIKPPRPVVTDKPGKQGKAGKPGKAEKGAAKTDAAKTEDKPTTKAATGTDTKPAAEPDVAPGTKWGAKAAGTAGADAKTATPEAPAGATTGTTAPPGALPDSEQTKQQPLPPLDLLAQLTNTPPPPETPMRTVARRFKIWTPVVVLLAIIFVVVQQVRPLPDPELALGEKSSYTFGGSPFQMPWPGQGQAAAKVVGAGSLGTYGDEKPVPTASVAKIMTAYVILKNHPLGKGEEGPTLTIDAKTVQEGKAEGESTIKSLKEGQQYSEYKMLQMLMIPSGNNIARALARWDAGTEAKFAEKMNAAAKDLGMKNTTYTDPSGLNKTTVSTAVDQLKLAEEVMKQDAFRKVVAMPNADKGLPERLFNNNDLIAKYPELSIKGIKTGSSTAAGGTLVWAAYKGVGGKDQLILGATMGQHVKGLDPNGGSSLQLVQQRTKTMIEAIRNALTSATTVKKGQVVGYVDDGVGGQTPVVATKDLEAIGVPGQKIDFKIGPAAGKPVPHEAKAGTVVGELTVGTGSTAAKVPVALQKNLAEPTFGAKLTRIG
- a CDS encoding glycosyltransferase family 39 protein; the encoded protein is MAHRTLAELWPTLRTVDAVHGLYYVLMRGWFLVFDGGVVALRLPSVVAMAAAAAGVALLGRQLAGRRAGLFAGLVFVLLPMVQQYAQEGRSYAMVCALVVWSTYLLARVAARPSRRLWAGYGALSLAACLMHEFAVLALPAHGAAVVLSGLPRAVRRAWCVVAGAVVVALVPMALFSMGQSEQLSWLQWPNPVQLGTFIALVLGGLLCSRAPVARAGVQRLRLRPVALPLLVLPTALLVLLSQLKPMYVDRYVLYYVAGFALLAGAALDWVLRPAGRRGQTRRRLVYRSVALAVVPALLVPVNVFLRSPQSRTDDAIAVTRAVEELSSPGDGLLFLPSRRRVWAAADPHEFHRLRDLALDRSPVASHTLYGTELTGDRIQEHMMQTRRIVAVGDAKGQPLDDTDQEIAKRTVLRAAFQVCATRELTGAQVTLYARPGYC